A region from the Micrococcus cohnii genome encodes:
- a CDS encoding transglycosylase SLT domain-containing protein produces MHVAPQPSRQRRGLRAAATGSLLPLVALGGAAPAMAQPDTQSSAQPAPEQTTPRPATEAQTDTSTPSPGPATAGQQRTAERVYTVRAGDSPWLISQRYDVPLERLLELNDLTMDSIIHVGQRMVLDDGASAAEQPATPQRQADVEQPAAQDQTAPAAVERTADAAPTADATVQQSREEVGNTFLGHVYPDHVVTSANENLARLRSAPVPTPGEAQQLIRQEAQRMGVDPALALGHAYTESNFRHDSVSPANSVGLMQVMPYSGEFASQVVGRELNLLDPRDNVIAGLVIIRHNQALAANQDEAIGAYYQGLGGIQREGFEPFTHTYIARVKAAAAMF; encoded by the coding sequence ATGCACGTCGCCCCCCAGCCCTCCCGTCAGCGTCGCGGCCTCCGCGCCGCCGCCACCGGCTCCCTGTTGCCCCTCGTCGCTCTGGGTGGTGCCGCCCCGGCCATGGCCCAGCCGGACACACAGTCTTCCGCCCAGCCCGCCCCCGAGCAGACGACTCCGCGCCCCGCCACCGAGGCGCAGACCGACACCAGCACCCCCTCCCCGGGCCCGGCCACCGCCGGTCAGCAACGCACGGCCGAGCGCGTCTACACCGTGCGGGCCGGTGACTCCCCGTGGCTGATCTCCCAGCGCTATGACGTGCCTCTCGAGCGCCTGCTCGAGCTCAACGACCTGACCATGGACTCGATCATCCACGTTGGCCAGCGCATGGTCCTCGACGACGGCGCGTCCGCCGCCGAGCAGCCGGCCACCCCGCAGCGCCAGGCCGACGTCGAGCAGCCGGCCGCGCAGGATCAGACCGCCCCCGCCGCGGTGGAGCGCACCGCGGACGCCGCCCCGACCGCCGACGCCACCGTCCAGCAGAGCCGCGAAGAGGTGGGCAACACCTTCCTCGGGCATGTCTATCCCGATCACGTGGTCACGTCCGCGAACGAGAACCTGGCCCGCCTGCGCTCCGCCCCGGTGCCGACCCCCGGCGAGGCCCAGCAGCTGATCCGGCAGGAGGCCCAGCGCATGGGCGTCGACCCGGCCCTGGCGCTCGGCCACGCCTACACCGAGTCGAACTTCCGCCACGACTCCGTCTCCCCCGCGAACTCGGTCGGCCTGATGCAGGTCATGCCCTACTCCGGGGAGTTCGCCTCTCAGGTGGTCGGCCGCGAGCTGAACCTGCTCGACCCGCGGGACAACGTGATCGCCGGCCTGGTGATCATCCGCCACAACCAGGCGCTCGCCGCGAACCAGGATGAAGCGATCGGCGCCTACTACCAGGGCCTCGGAGGCATCCAGCGAGAGGGCTTCGAGCCGTTCACCCACACGTACATCGCACGAGTCAAGGCCGCCGCCGCGATGTTCTGA